Genomic DNA from Candidatus Hydrothermales bacterium:
TTTTAAAATCAATAACCTTTAAACCTGAATAAAAGGGATAAATTAAAGACATATGAGCATTAACCCTACCAGAACCAAGTAAACCAGCATAACCAGGATTTAAACTGTCAATTTTATCTGCTCCTCCTTCAAGATACCTCTCCACTTCTATAGGTGAAATAGAAGGGAAATAGGATTTTATGAGGGCACAAACACCTGCTGCATTCGGTGAAGCCATACTTGTGCCATCCCAAGAGTCATAATCATTATTTAAAACTGTACTCCATATTGAAACACCAGGTGCAGTAACATCCACAGAATCACCATAATTTGAAAAAGTGGCCCTTACATCGTTTGGCATTGAAGCTGCAACTGCTATAACACCCTTTAAAGTAGCAGGATACATTGGAAAACTATTTAAGTTAACATTTTCATTACCGGCTGCAGCAAGAACCACAGCTCCCCTTGACCTTGCATAATCAATTGCTGCTTGCATCATCCTTATTCTTCCTGATTCCCAGAAATAACCACCCCAAGAGTTATTTAAAACAGAAAAACCCATATTGGCTCCGTAATAGTGGGCTTCAACAGTAGCATAAAAATTAATGTATGAAGTATCTTGCCAAACAAGCTGACAGTTTAAACCAGCAGCCCTTATGTTAAAACCTATTCCAGATATACCTATTCCATTGTTTGTAACAGCAGCCATAGTACCTGTAACATGGGTTCCATGATCTGAACCAAAAGAGGGCTCAGGTGAAGGATTCCATATACCATAAGAAAAATTAAAACCAATTATATCATCAACATAACCGTTACCATCATCATCAATACCATTTAAATCAAAGGGATAATCAAAAAGACCATTAGAATTTATATCTTCACCAGGATTAACCCACAGATTACCTCTTAAATCTACATGCTCCCACCATAAACCTGTATCAATAGCTCCAACAACAACACTTGGACTACCTTGAGTAATATCCCATGCCTGTGGAACCTTCATCTTGGTTAAATTCCACATCTGTGGAAAATAGGGGTCATTTGGTATAAACATTAGGGGATAGGCCTCATTGTTAAAAACATACCTTACGTAAGGCAAAAGGGAAAGCTGCTCCTTTAACATTTCTGCTTTATTTTCATCTTTAACTCTCAAAAGAAATATTAGATCAAGATCAAACTTTTTAGCCTCATCAGAAATCTTTCCTTTTGTAAGTCTATCAATTTCATAGACATCATATTTTTCAAATAGAAAATCAAGCTCAGGTATAGATAAGGTATTTTTCCCTTTTTCAAAATGAATTAATTCCCTTAAATCATCTTTAAGCCAAAGAATTATCTCATTTTTTATAACCTTACCTTGACTTAAAGCTAAGATTATGATTAATTGTAACATAATCTAGAACCTATTAATATTTGAGGACTTGAACCTTTTTATAATCTTAAAACAAAAAAAAATCTTGGTCAATTAGAACAAGGCAATTAATTTTTTTTAAAATTTATTTTGCCAGGTTCAAACCCATAAAAAATTATAAAATAAAATGCCTTTTATAATTTACCTGTTTGGATTTTTAAATATTGAGCATGTTGAACTAAAGAACAAGTTAAACCTTTACATGATAGAAAATAAGTTATCCCCTATAGTCACAATTGTTCTTTCTTTCAAAGCTGGAGGTGAATACCAAACTCCTGAAGATGCTGGGCTTTTTCATCTTGTAGAACACATGTTTTTTAAAGGGAATAAAAAATATAAAACTCAAGAAGAATTCATGAAAAAAGTAAGAGAACTCGGAATTTCCTATAATGGTGCAACTTCTCATAATTACGTTGTTTACTTTTATACCTTACCTAAAGAAAAACTAAAAGAGGGACTTGAATTTGCATACCATGCAATAACAGGAATCCTCTTTGAGGAGAAAGAACTAGAAAAGGAAAAAACAGTAGTTCTTGACGAGTATAACAGAGACTACTCAGATCCCTTAATGAATTTTTATACAGATCTTTCAAGATTATTTTTTGAAGAAGAGTTTTATAGGGATGACCTCTTAGGACCTAGACACAACATTTTAAAAGCTAAAAGAGAAACTATGATTAGGCAATATGAAAAATTCTATGGACCTGAAAATTGTAACTTGATCATATCTGGAGATATTGACTTTAAAGAAACTGAAAAACTTGCGAGAAAAATATTTGAAAAGTGGAAAAAGAGAACTACTTATCAAAAGCCATCAAAATTACCTGAACTTAAATCAAAAAAAATTTTAAGAATAAAATCAAAAGATGTAAAAAGTGCAAAGATAACACTTCTTTTTAGGGGACCCTCAACCCTTTATGAAAGAAAAGATACTTACATTGCTGATCTTGTAGGAAAAATGTTTTCACTTTCCTATTCTCCATTTCAGCTGGAATTTGTAAATTCAGGAATAGCAGGAGGTGCAACTTTTGCGTACTATACAAAAAAGGCTTCAGGAGAAATCTTTATTAACCTTGATTTAGAAAAATCTAAAATTGAGGAAGCTTTAAAAAAACTAAACTATTTTTTGGAATCTATAGATGATGAAAAATGGTTTCCTAATGAAATAATTGAGGACGCAAAAATTTCTATTGAAAATGATTTTTACATGCAGACTGAAAATTCTCAGAGGTTTGCCCTTGAGTTTTCCTTTTGGATAACTGCGGCTGACTTTGAATACTTTAAAAACTACGTCGATGAAATAAAAAAATTAACTAAAGAAGATATAAAAGAATTTTTAAGAAATTATATAAAAAACAAAAACTATGTAATGGGAATACTTGAACCAGAGGAGGAATAAAATGAAAAAAATAGTTCTTATTACGATACTTTTATCTACAAGAGTTTTTTCTGAAATTTTGCTTCTTGAAAACAATATACCTTTAATCTATAAAAAAATTGAGGGAATAGAAGTTATAAGTTGTGGTGTGCTCTTTAGAGGAGGTGTGGCAAAGTATACTGAGGGAATGGACGGAATTGAAAATTTCTCTCTTAATGCTTTACTTGAGGGAACTAAATCTAATCCATATCCACAGCTTCACAAAGTTATGACAAAATACGGAATACAAAGTAAAGTAATAACTGAGCATGATTTTTCCGTATTAATTTTAAAGTCCCCATCTAAAAACTATAAGAAAGTTATAGAAATTTTATTTGAAATTTTTTCTGAACCAGAGCTTAAGCCAGATAGAGTAAACTCAGTAAAAACTAACATACTTTTGAAATTAAAAAGAAAAGAAGAAGATCCTGATCAGAAACTCTTTAGACTCCTAAATAACGTCTTTTATAAAAACCATCCCTATATAATAGAACACGATGGGAAAGTAGAAACAGTAAGCAAATTTAAAATAGAAGACATAAAAGAATTTCTTAAAAAGAATTTCAAGTCGGGAAATATTATTTTAGGTTTCATAGGTCCAATTGAAAAAGATGAGGTTTATAAACTGCTTAATGAAAAATTTGGTAAAATTGAAAAATCTGAGGATTTAAAGATTGAAATAAAAGAATTTTTACCAAAAGATACTTTCTTTCACATTGTAGAAAAAGATTTTAAGACAACCTATATAGCAAGTAAGTTTCCTCTTCCTGAGGTCACACACAGCGACTATCCTATTTTACTTGCTCTCTCAGAAATCCTTTCTACTAGATTAGAAGAGAAAATCAGAACAAAAGAGGGATTATCTTACTCTGTTTTTGCCGGACTTTCCTTAAAGAAGAAAAACTATGGATACTTCTATGTTTCATCATCCTTACCAGACTCTGCATTTAAATTCATCTTAAAAGAAATTGAAAACCTGAAAAAAATAAGTGTAAAAAGAGAGGAAATTATAGAAACTTTTAATATCTATAAAACTTTGAAATACTTACAGAATTCATCCACAGATCTAGCCCTTTTAAATATGCTAAAGTCTTACATACTTACGGAGAAAGAGAACTTTTTGGATGATATTTTGCACGAATTGACCAGGGTAAAACCAGAGGAAATTAAAAGATGCGCAAATACTTACCTTAAAAACTTTACTATAATAAGACTGGGACCTTAGGCTATTTGGCTTCCCTGCGGAATAGCTCTTTATTCCTCCTTTGGACTTGGCTTAAGTAATCACAGCACCAACCCATGAGAACCTGCGGAGTAAACTCTTTATCTCTCCCTTTAACCCTCTTTTTCTACTATTTCTATTAAGACTCTTCCTGTATCTCGAGGGTCAAGGAAAAAGACTTTTTTGCTTTTGATTCCCCTTCTTATATCACCTACTATATTAAAGCCCTTTTCTTTAAAATAATTCATTTTTTCCTCT
This window encodes:
- a CDS encoding pitrilysin family protein, giving the protein MPFIIYLFGFLNIEHVELKNKLNLYMIENKLSPIVTIVLSFKAGGEYQTPEDAGLFHLVEHMFFKGNKKYKTQEEFMKKVRELGISYNGATSHNYVVYFYTLPKEKLKEGLEFAYHAITGILFEEKELEKEKTVVLDEYNRDYSDPLMNFYTDLSRLFFEEEFYRDDLLGPRHNILKAKRETMIRQYEKFYGPENCNLIISGDIDFKETEKLARKIFEKWKKRTTYQKPSKLPELKSKKILRIKSKDVKSAKITLLFRGPSTLYERKDTYIADLVGKMFSLSYSPFQLEFVNSGIAGGATFAYYTKKASGEIFINLDLEKSKIEEALKKLNYFLESIDDEKWFPNEIIEDAKISIENDFYMQTENSQRFALEFSFWITAADFEYFKNYVDEIKKLTKEDIKEFLRNYIKNKNYVMGILEPEEE
- a CDS encoding S8 family peptidase → MLQLIIILALSQGKVIKNEIILWLKDDLRELIHFEKGKNTLSIPELDFLFEKYDVYEIDRLTKGKISDEAKKFDLDLIFLLRVKDENKAEMLKEQLSLLPYVRYVFNNEAYPLMFIPNDPYFPQMWNLTKMKVPQAWDITQGSPSVVVGAIDTGLWWEHVDLRGNLWVNPGEDINSNGLFDYPFDLNGIDDDGNGYVDDIIGFNFSYGIWNPSPEPSFGSDHGTHVTGTMAAVTNNGIGISGIGFNIRAAGLNCQLVWQDTSYINFYATVEAHYYGANMGFSVLNNSWGGYFWESGRIRMMQAAIDYARSRGAVVLAAAGNENVNLNSFPMYPATLKGVIAVAASMPNDVRATFSNYGDSVDVTAPGVSIWSTVLNNDYDSWDGTSMASPNAAGVCALIKSYFPSISPIEVERYLEGGADKIDSLNPGYAGLLGSGRVNAHMSLIYPFYSGLKVIDFKMIEVQGDGDNFFEGGEIVGIFPFVKNVGPQKADSFKITLKGSTNFTVIDSTVFYRNTLNVGNTILVKSDTFKILLNNVNDKDTLRFKIDGYPTSLYRDSKLKFFIGVPDVLVYYTDSLNNFYYYYEIALDYLNVKYDIWKHHLRGVPTFTPSMPQLVIWATGNMTSCLQESEINSFMNYLTLGGKLALTSQFAAENLDSPLDTFFFRNYLGIDRFNVPFGGGQDKARGVTGDPLAHGWFFFLSSSASARNTISPDEILNDTLGGTICIRYGPTGALKGAAVRTLNTVFFAFPLESVPYEGAATLTKLYQVIHGLFRYFNVSVEEKEPLVRFKEKEKISIILKNQNNLRAELFTLSGRRMKKPENLIKGLYFIKEKDRTIKIVNLN
- a CDS encoding pitrilysin family protein, translated to MKKIVLITILLSTRVFSEILLLENNIPLIYKKIEGIEVISCGVLFRGGVAKYTEGMDGIENFSLNALLEGTKSNPYPQLHKVMTKYGIQSKVITEHDFSVLILKSPSKNYKKVIEILFEIFSEPELKPDRVNSVKTNILLKLKRKEEDPDQKLFRLLNNVFYKNHPYIIEHDGKVETVSKFKIEDIKEFLKKNFKSGNIILGFIGPIEKDEVYKLLNEKFGKIEKSEDLKIEIKEFLPKDTFFHIVEKDFKTTYIASKFPLPEVTHSDYPILLALSEILSTRLEEKIRTKEGLSYSVFAGLSLKKKNYGYFYVSSSLPDSAFKFILKEIENLKKISVKREEIIETFNIYKTLKYLQNSSTDLALLNMLKSYILTEKENFLDDILHELTRVKPEEIKRCANTYLKNFTIIRLGP